Proteins encoded together in one Nostoc sp. PCC 7524 window:
- the menA gene encoding 2-carboxy-1,4-naphthoquinone phytyltransferase, which translates to MTTKQISRSQSKLWMAAIKPPMYSVAIMPIWVGTSVAFAENKIVNVGIFSTFIAAAILILAWENISNDVFDSETGIDVNKHHSLVNLTGKKTLVFWLGNLCLIAGLLGILAIATWQQDPTIIGIILLCCFLGYMYQGPPFRLGYQGLGEVLCFFAFGPLGITAAYYSQTKTWSATSLAASVIVGIVTSLILFCSHFHQVKDDIAAGKRSPIVRLGTATGAKVLIWFTGIIYPFTLVFVLLGFFPLWTLLSWLSLPYAFKLCRHVQQNHNQPEKVSNCKFIAVAVHFWSCLLLGVGFAIAGI; encoded by the coding sequence ATGACTACAAAGCAAATTTCTCGTTCTCAGAGTAAATTATGGATGGCGGCAATTAAACCGCCCATGTACAGTGTTGCGATTATGCCGATTTGGGTGGGAACATCTGTAGCATTTGCCGAAAATAAAATTGTGAATGTAGGGATATTTTCTACTTTTATAGCCGCCGCAATTTTAATTCTGGCATGGGAAAATATTAGTAATGATGTATTTGATTCAGAAACAGGTATCGATGTCAATAAACATCATTCACTGGTAAATTTAACTGGTAAGAAGACTTTAGTTTTTTGGTTAGGAAATTTGTGTTTGATTGCGGGTTTGTTGGGAATACTCGCGATCGCTACTTGGCAACAAGACCCTACTATCATCGGCATAATTCTGTTATGCTGCTTTTTGGGCTATATGTACCAAGGGCCTCCCTTCCGTTTAGGATACCAAGGTTTAGGTGAAGTTCTGTGTTTTTTTGCCTTTGGCCCTTTAGGCATCACCGCCGCCTACTACAGTCAAACCAAAACTTGGTCAGCAACCAGTCTAGCAGCTTCAGTAATTGTCGGTATCGTCACCAGTTTAATCTTATTTTGCTCACACTTTCACCAAGTTAAAGATGACATCGCCGCCGGTAAGCGATCGCCTATTGTCCGTTTAGGCACAGCTACAGGTGCGAAAGTTCTCATTTGGTTTACAGGCATTATTTACCCGTTTACCTTGGTGTTTGTCCTATTGGGCTTTTTCCCCCTGTGGACACTCTTAAGCTGGCTGAGTTTACCCTACGCCTTTAAATTGTGTCGCCACGTTCAGCAAAATCACAACCAACCAGAAAAAGTTAGTAACTGTAAATTTATCGCCGTAGCCGTGCATTTTTGGAGTTGCTTGTTATTAGGTGTAGGATTTGCGATCGCCGGAATATAA